Proteins encoded within one genomic window of Eurosta solidaginis isolate ZX-2024a chromosome 1, ASM4086904v1, whole genome shotgun sequence:
- the LOC137236667 gene encoding uncharacterized protein PF3D7_1120000 has translation MVKISTTVAGDKPAARQPASLIMAPKPVHPRAVRTHGFFGVSFVRQHMVIDDRWTPTSLTEQFKGMADLLSKRLVFKKLEAAANHKRYIRENRNLKRQCRDGRTKLSNVLYGDNTKKIRNFLINHKDMQRLYQKMPVELVVDNINQRTFVMRKERDRLKFRLEQMKNVYKDKLLERAVLQNRIKYENEFVLEEELKSRVFRKKIENSNVRLKAIKTINGTYRKMIQVLHHDAIFYEPILRSLSLDIEDQSNFIKHILYLGMPAIAKFKELSEEYRQMEEKSRKSMQAKLQMMAQYRKEAKRSSLPKQVPKPVDPISKAKRYVRETTSMLFLKNELEVIENTIKQVKFATLCSQAKEIYPRIKSQVENNFKLNKMIENDMLGHQTLETKMKRAEVLEGILVNNLSEQEIERLERIKELKEAIKEEDKEEERLIAYIKNRADAYVMLRFSLWNLNEILRHVDRPEKPTRMKYPNSYLRLPLLKFEMLTMRACPPDPYEENIDTIMHTVIRKVYKLMRAYKDEVSATQMERYVNDYQDAFLESIEIEDIGDSNEVHEQEDEEEDLLQESKPLQNVPNRKQIKAQSAKLVEELSKKED, from the exons ATGGTTAAGATATCAACAACCGTAGCAGGAGATAAGCCAGCAGCTCGACAACCGGCGTCCTTAATTATGGCACCGAAACCCGTACATCCACGCGCTGTGCGCACGCATGGTTTCTTCGGTGTATCATTCGTACGTCAACACATGGTCATCGACGACCGCTGGACGCCCACTTCACTAACGGAACAATTTAAGGGCATGGCCGATTTGTTAT CCAAACGATTGGTATTCAAAAAACTCGAAGCTGCTGCCAATCATAAGCGTTATATACGGGAAAATCGCAATTTGAAGCGACAATGCCGGGATGGACGTACTAAACTCTCAAATGTGCTCTATGGCGATAATACaaagaaaataagaaattttCTAATCAACCACAAGGATATGCAGCGTTTGTATCAGAAGATGCCCGTTGAATTGGTGGTGGATAATATCAACCAACGTACGTTTGTGATGCGTAAAGAGCGAGATCGCTTGAAATTCCGTTTGGAGCAGATGAAGAACGTTTATAAGGATAAGTTG CTGGAGCGTGCCGTTTTACAGAATCGTATTAAGTACGAAAATGAGTTTGTTTTGGAGGAAGAGCTGAAATCTCGCGTTTTTCGAAAGAAAATCGAAAATTCCAACGTTCGCTTGAAGGCAATCAAAACTATAAACGGCACTTATAGAAAGATGATTCAGGTGCTACACCATGATGCTATCTTTTATGAACCGATCCTCCGTTCTCTTAGCTTAGACATTGAAGATCAGTctaattttattaagcatatTCTCTATTTGGGTATGCCAGCAATTGCGAAATTCAAGGAACTCAGTGAAGAGTACAGG CAAATGGAAGAGAAGTCACGTAAAAGTATGCAAGCAAAATTACAAATGATGGCTCAATATCGAAAAGAGGCTAAACGAAGCAGTCTTCCTAAGCAAGTGCCAAAACCCGTCGATCCCATATCAAAGGCTAAGCGTTATGTACGTGAAACAACTAGTATGCTGTTCCTCAAGAATGAGTTAGAAGTGATTGAAAATACAATTAAGCAAGTGAAATTCGCAACTCTCTGTTCCCAGGCTAAAGAGATTTATCCGAG GATCAAATCGCAAGTTGAAAATAACTTCAAGTTGAATAAAATGATAGAGAATGATATGCTTGGACATCAAACGCTTGAGACAAAGATGAAGCGCGCTGAGGTTTTAGAAGGAATATTGGTGAATAATTTGTCGGAACAAGAAATTGA GCGCCTGGAACGTATTAAGGAGCTAAAAGAGGCAATTAAGGAGGAGGACAAAGAGGAGGAGAGATTAATTGCTTACATTAAAAATCGTGCCGATGCTTATGTAATGTTACG cTTCTCGTTATGGAACTTGAATGAAATTCTACGTCACGTTGATCGTCCTGAAAAGCCGACACGCATGAAATATCCCAACTCTTATTTGCGTTTACctttgctgaaatttgaaatgCTAACAATGCGCGCTTGCCCGCCCGATCCATACGAGGAGAATA TTGACACCATTATGCATACAGTGATACGTAAGGTCTACAAATTAATGCGCGCCTACAAGGATGAGGTATCCGCCACGCAAATGGAACGTTATGTCAACGATTACCAGGATGCATTCCTTGAGAGCATTGAAATCGAGGATATTGGTGATAGTAATGAGGTGCATGAGCAAGAGGATGAAGAGGAGGACTTGCTGCAAGAATCGAAACCATTACAAAACGTACCCAATCGCAAACAGATTAAAGCACAAAGCGCTAAATTAGTTGAGGAACTATCAAAGAAGGAGGACTAA